The Novipirellula galeiformis nucleotide sequence GCCGTTGACGTGGTCGCCGACCGAGCACATTGCCTGGATCAAATCGGTTCCCGGTCATGGCCAATCGAGTCCTGTGGTTTGGGGCAACCGTGTGTTTGTCACCAGTGTCGAGGGGGCACAGAAGGATACGTACTACACCGTTTGTTTGGACACCGCCGACGGAAGTGAGTTGTGGCGCAATGAGCTTACCAACTCGGCTCCGGTGACCAACAGTCATTACGTCAGCCGCGCCGCTCCCACACCCGTGGTCGATGAGCATCGCGTGATTGCGGTGTTTGAAAGCGGCGACTGTGTCGCTTACGACCACGCGGGGAAAACGCAATGGACACGAACGCTGGTGAAGGAGGAAGGCCCCTTTGTTGCCGAGTTTGGACTCGGGGCCTCTCCGTGCCAGACGGAGTCGACGGTATTTGTCTTATTGGAACACGATGGGCCGAGCAGTTTGTTGGCCCTCGATAAGCAAACCGGAAAAACATTGTGGAAGGCGCCGCGGGATCCACGACGCAGCTGGAGCTCCCCGGCGGTGATCGAAGTGGAAGGTGCACCGCAAATCGTCGTCAGCTCGGCTGGCACCGTGGACGGTTACGATCCTGGAACCGGTACCTTGCTATGGTCGTTTAAGGACGTCGGTGGCAACACATCCACCACGCCGATGAACATTGGCGGCGGGCGATTTTTGATCGGTGCTTCGCCCGGTCGCAACGGCGAAAACGCCGGATCCGCAGCCGATTCGAATGGTCTGATGCAAATCACACGTGAGGGCGGCACTTGGACCGCAACACGACAATGGACCGCCACCAAAGCGACTCCCACGTGGGCCTCGCCGATTGTCCACCAAGGGTTGGCGTATTGGATCAACCGATCCGGTGTGATCCATTGCTTTGACGCCACAACCGGCGAAGCGTTATTTACCGAACGCAGCAAACAATCGAGTTGGGCGACTCCCTACGGCGTAGGAAATCGCGTTTACTTCTTTGGCAAAGACGGCTTGGTCACCGTCTTATCCGCGGGTCGCGAGTTCAACGTGTTGGCGGAGAACGCCACTTGGGATGAGGGCACGTTGCCGCCGGAAACCAAGTTGGCCGAAGAATCATCCGAACAACGGCGGCGTGCCGCGGCGATGTTCAGCAAACCGACGTTGTACGGCGTCGCCGTCACCGAAGATGCCTTCCTGTTGCGCGTCGGCAACGCCGTTATCTGCGTCCGCTAAGCCATTTGCAATGCGTCCATCATGGTTCGGTAGCAACGCCCGAAGGAACCATTCGCTGAGAGACTCTCTACGCCTGTAATCCATTCACAAGGGATTGAGATGATTCGAGATTTTGTTCCGACGCAGCCTCCGTCTCTGCGATCATTCCGAAACTCATTCACCCACGCCATGGTTTGGGTTGCGGTCGTTGTGATTGCTCAACGATATTGCACGCCAGCGCAGAGTGCGGAAAGGCCCTCGCGTCCGAACATCGTCATCATGCTGGCCGACGACCAAGGCTGGGGCGACCTCCGTGTGCATGGCAATACCAATTTGTCGACGCCCAACATCGACTCGTTGGCCCATGACGGCGTTTTGTTTGATCGGTTTTATGTTTGTCCGGTTTGTGCCCCGACGCGAGCCGAATTTTTGACGGGACGTTATTACGCTCGAACGGGGGTGCGAGGCGTTTCCACGGGTCAGGAGCGAATCAATTCCGACGAAGTCACGATTGCGGACCTCTTTCAACAAGCCGGGTATGCGACCGGGGCGTTTGGAAAATGGCACAACGGATCCCAATTTCCCTACCATCCCAACGCGCGTGGGTTCGAAGAGTATTACGGTTTCACCTCAGGGCACTGGGGCCATTACTTTGACCCGATGCTGGAACACAACAATGAAATCACGCGTGGCAAAGGCTACATCACGGACGATTTGACGACGCATGCGATGGAGTTCATGGAGACGAATCACGAGCGGGG carries:
- a CDS encoding outer membrane protein assembly factor BamB family protein — protein: MFYVLAIWIGLTTSVPDAWPAFLGAGAGPRDATALPLTWSPTEHIAWIKSVPGHGQSSPVVWGNRVFVTSVEGAQKDTYYTVCLDTADGSELWRNELTNSAPVTNSHYVSRAAPTPVVDEHRVIAVFESGDCVAYDHAGKTQWTRTLVKEEGPFVAEFGLGASPCQTESTVFVLLEHDGPSSLLALDKQTGKTLWKAPRDPRRSWSSPAVIEVEGAPQIVVSSAGTVDGYDPGTGTLLWSFKDVGGNTSTTPMNIGGGRFLIGASPGRNGENAGSAADSNGLMQITREGGTWTATRQWTATKATPTWASPIVHQGLAYWINRSGVIHCFDATTGEALFTERSKQSSWATPYGVGNRVYFFGKDGLVTVLSAGREFNVLAENATWDEGTLPPETKLAEESSEQRRRAAAMFSKPTLYGVAVTEDAFLLRVGNAVICVR